In Gopherus flavomarginatus isolate rGopFla2 chromosome 5, rGopFla2.mat.asm, whole genome shotgun sequence, one DNA window encodes the following:
- the RD3L gene encoding protein RD3-like, which yields MPLFGWMKWSKNESYKSAQYPGSEVVTKTLLRELKWHLKERERLVQEIENEQKVQKNGVDYNWLKNYQNPQATIPATEQRQLEVLCSQIQPCQTGTVLSRFREVLAENDVLPWEIVYIFKQVLKDFLTTIEKENQQDQLVDVWNTNCSEHFTVPGDSSNKSDKDEIPTVSSYVDKNTQSMFPTFTHRIWNLPYYYPSS from the exons ATGCCGCTTTTTGGTTGGATGAAATGGTCAAAAAATGAGTCCTACAAATCTGCACAATATCCTGGCTCAGAAGTAGTGACCAAGACCTTGCTGAGGGAATTGAAATGGCACCTGAAAGAGCGTGAAAGATTAGTACAAGAGATTGAAAATGAACAAAAAGTCCAGAAAAATGGTGTGGATTACAACTGGTTGAAGAACTACCAAAATCCGCAAGCCACAATCCCAGCTACTGAACAAAGGCAGCTTGAAGTCCTTTGTTCACAAATTCAACCTTGCCAAACTGGAACTGTTCTTAGCAG ATTTCGTGAAGTTTTGGCAGAAAATGATGTCTTACCTTGGGAAATAGTCTACATATTCAAGCAAGTTTTAAAAGATTTTCTAACTACTATTGAGAAGGAAAACCAACAAGACCAACTGGTAGATGTATGGAATACAAATTGCTCTGAACACTTCACAGTGCCTGGTGACAGCTCTAACAAATCGGACAAAGATGAAATTCCCACAGTTTCAAGTTACGTTGACAAAAatacacagagcatgtttcccactTTTACTCACCGAATCTGGAATCTTCCATATTACTATCCATCAAGTTAA